Proteins from a genomic interval of Burkholderiales bacterium:
- a CDS encoding serine hydrolase has product MRRAALGGAAVLFALLAFAGWYGSRALPAAVGHKAKTLCSGVFASHLTPESIAADLETGDFAVLRHVDAHIDAAAKSVAADFLGVKREAVYREGLGCTLVLGGLTPPALPVAAAPPKPASPLPSSDSPRPPLDAVVARAFEEPDPSHPRRTLAVVVMRGGRVVAERYAAGISRDTPLPGWSMAKSVTNALVGILVREGRLTLAAPVSAPEWRERDDPRAAITLDHLLRMESGLRVDEGVTSVDSDVMRMLFGSGDVAAFAASRKLEAPPGTVYRYSNATTNLIARTLRSAMRDDAEYLSFPRRALFDRVGMASAVMETDAAGNFVGSSYLLATARDWARFGQLYLQDGVWNGERILPEGWVAYTTTPAPADPQRHFGAHFWLAVPDHYAGTNRELPANAFHAVGHEGQFVTIVPARDTVIVRLGRTRHRGAWDHAAFVRDVLAALEVTQRGN; this is encoded by the coding sequence GTGCGGCGCGCCGCGCTCGGCGGCGCCGCCGTTCTCTTCGCGCTCCTTGCGTTCGCCGGATGGTATGGGAGCCGTGCGCTGCCCGCCGCCGTCGGCCACAAGGCGAAGACGCTGTGCTCGGGCGTCTTCGCGTCCCATCTCACGCCCGAGTCGATAGCCGCCGATCTCGAGACCGGCGATTTCGCGGTGCTGAGGCACGTCGACGCGCACATCGATGCGGCGGCGAAATCGGTCGCGGCCGATTTCCTCGGCGTGAAGCGCGAAGCGGTCTATCGCGAAGGCCTCGGCTGCACGCTCGTGCTCGGCGGTTTGACGCCGCCTGCCCTGCCCGTCGCGGCGGCGCCGCCGAAACCCGCGTCGCCGCTGCCCTCGAGCGACTCGCCGCGTCCGCCGCTCGACGCCGTCGTCGCGCGCGCTTTCGAAGAGCCCGACCCTTCGCATCCACGGCGCACGCTCGCGGTCGTCGTGATGCGCGGCGGCCGCGTCGTCGCCGAACGCTACGCGGCGGGCATCTCGCGAGACACGCCGCTGCCCGGCTGGTCGATGGCCAAGAGCGTGACCAATGCGCTCGTCGGCATCCTCGTGCGCGAAGGGCGGCTCACCCTCGCGGCGCCGGTATCCGCGCCCGAATGGCGCGAGCGCGACGATCCGCGCGCCGCGATCACGCTCGATCACCTGCTGCGCATGGAGAGCGGGCTACGCGTCGACGAAGGCGTGACGAGCGTCGACTCGGACGTGATGCGCATGCTCTTCGGATCGGGCGACGTCGCGGCCTTCGCCGCGAGCCGCAAGCTCGAAGCGCCGCCGGGGACCGTGTACCGCTACTCGAACGCCACGACGAACCTCATCGCGCGCACGCTGCGCAGCGCGATGCGCGACGACGCGGAATACCTCTCGTTCCCGCGGCGCGCGCTGTTCGATCGTGTCGGCATGGCGAGCGCGGTCATGGAGACCGACGCCGCAGGCAACTTCGTGGGATCGTCGTACCTGCTCGCGACCGCGCGCGACTGGGCGCGCTTCGGCCAACTTTATCTTCAGGACGGCGTGTGGAACGGCGAGCGCATCCTGCCCGAAGGCTGGGTCGCCTACACGACGACGCCGGCGCCGGCCGATCCGCAGCGGCATTTCGGCGCGCACTTCTGGCTCGCCGTGCCGGACCACTATGCCGGGACGAATCGCGAGCTGCCCGCGAACGCTTTCCACGCCGTCGGCCACGAAGGCCAGTTCGTCACCATCGTGCCCGCGCGCGATACGGTGATCGTCCGACTCGGCCGCACGCGCCACCGCGGCGCGTGGGATCACGCAGCGTTCGTGCGCGACGTGCTTGCTGCGCTGGAAGTAACGCAGCGCGGGAACTGA
- a CDS encoding tripartite tricarboxylate transporter substrate binding protein encodes MRFTRRRFLKASAIALTASAGLAHAQAYPTRPVRLVIPFPPGGAFDAVGRPWADRVKQHLGTIVVENIGGGGSSIGASAAARAKPDGYTLLLGGTQTHVNEALLKTKPLYDPVKDLDPIVAVAAYPLAIAVHPSLPMRNLKELVAYAKANPGKLSYGHAGLGSIQHLTGELFKSLAGTQAIVQVPYRGTGPAITDLIGGQIPVAILGLTGQVIELHRAGRMRVLALTSPKRLAAVPDLPTAAELGFPKLNVRGWIGLLAPAGTPQGVIDRVAQASRAALAERAWQQMLSEAGMEAALDSNPEHFRKVLAADVALWTPVVQAIGVKVD; translated from the coding sequence ATGCGCTTCACCCGACGCCGATTCCTGAAGGCGAGCGCGATCGCGCTGACCGCAAGCGCCGGGCTTGCGCATGCGCAGGCGTATCCCACGCGGCCGGTGCGCCTCGTCATTCCGTTTCCGCCCGGCGGCGCTTTCGACGCGGTCGGTCGGCCGTGGGCGGATCGCGTGAAACAGCACCTCGGCACGATCGTCGTCGAGAACATCGGAGGCGGCGGCTCGTCGATCGGCGCGTCGGCCGCGGCGCGCGCGAAGCCCGACGGCTACACCCTGCTCCTCGGCGGGACGCAGACCCACGTCAACGAGGCGCTGCTGAAGACGAAACCGCTGTACGACCCGGTGAAGGACCTCGATCCGATCGTCGCGGTCGCGGCGTATCCGCTCGCGATCGCGGTGCATCCTTCGCTGCCGATGCGCAATCTGAAAGAGCTCGTCGCTTACGCGAAAGCGAATCCGGGCAAGCTCTCGTACGGACACGCGGGGCTGGGCTCGATCCAGCACCTCACCGGGGAGCTCTTCAAGTCGCTCGCGGGCACGCAGGCGATTGTGCAGGTGCCGTATCGAGGCACCGGTCCGGCGATCACCGACCTCATCGGCGGCCAGATCCCCGTGGCGATACTCGGGCTGACCGGGCAGGTGATCGAGCTCCATCGCGCGGGACGCATGCGCGTGCTCGCGCTGACGAGCCCCAAGCGGCTTGCCGCGGTGCCTGATCTCCCGACCGCGGCGGAGCTCGGTTTTCCCAAGCTCAATGTGAGGGGCTGGATCGGATTGCTCGCGCCCGCGGGCACGCCGCAAGGCGTGATCGATCGCGTCGCGCAGGCGAGCCGCGCGGCGCTCGCCGAGCGCGCGTGGCAGCAGATGCTGTCCGAAGCGGGCATGGAGGCCGCGCTCGATTCCAATCCCGAGCACTTCAGGAAAGTGCTCGCCGCCGACGTCGCGCTGTGGACGCCGGTGGTGCAGGCGATCGGGGTGAAGGTCGACTGA
- a CDS encoding tripartite tricarboxylate transporter substrate binding protein: protein MVRCPRVILAVAALAAATAAAQQYPSRPVRFVVPFPPGGTADYVARMVAPGLTQSLGQQVLVDNRPGGDGAVAGQIVTKSAPDGHTIFFGTNSPMSAVPALHRKPPYDSLADFTPVGLIGRFTFFLFVPASLPAKTLKELIDYAKANPGKLNYGTGNTTAIVASAQFKSLAGIDVQHIPYKGDAPTTADMLGGTVHMAFMTLVPGFAQVKEGRLRVLAVLLPKRSAVAPDVPTIAEAGMPGVSLTPWAGLFGPAKLPPRIVERLSHDLSAVLSRADIREQLGRQGFEVQSSTAAEMDRYNREQLAAWKRVILEAKIPME, encoded by the coding sequence ATGGTTCGCTGCCCGCGAGTCATCCTCGCCGTCGCCGCGCTGGCCGCGGCGACGGCGGCCGCACAGCAGTATCCCAGCCGCCCGGTGCGCTTCGTCGTGCCGTTCCCGCCGGGCGGCACCGCCGATTACGTGGCGCGCATGGTCGCACCGGGCCTCACGCAGTCGCTCGGGCAGCAGGTGCTCGTCGACAACCGTCCCGGCGGCGACGGCGCGGTCGCGGGACAGATCGTGACCAAATCGGCGCCCGACGGGCACACGATCTTCTTCGGCACCAACAGCCCGATGTCGGCGGTGCCGGCGCTGCATCGCAAGCCGCCGTACGATTCGCTCGCCGACTTCACGCCGGTCGGGCTCATCGGCCGCTTCACGTTCTTCCTCTTCGTTCCGGCGAGCCTGCCGGCGAAGACGCTGAAAGAGCTGATCGATTACGCGAAAGCCAACCCCGGCAAGCTCAACTACGGCACCGGCAACACGACCGCGATCGTGGCGAGCGCGCAGTTCAAAAGCCTCGCCGGCATCGACGTCCAGCACATCCCGTACAAAGGCGACGCGCCGACGACCGCGGACATGCTCGGCGGCACGGTGCACATGGCGTTCATGACCCTGGTGCCGGGTTTCGCGCAAGTGAAGGAAGGCCGGCTGCGCGTGCTCGCGGTGCTGCTGCCCAAGCGCAGCGCGGTCGCGCCGGACGTGCCGACGATCGCCGAAGCGGGCATGCCGGGCGTGTCGCTCACGCCGTGGGCGGGTCTCTTCGGCCCGGCGAAGCTGCCGCCGCGCATCGTCGAGCGGCTGTCGCACGATCTCTCGGCTGTCCTCTCGCGCGCCGACATCCGCGAGCAGCTCGGACGCCAGGGCTTCGAAGTGCAGTCGTCGACCGCGGCCGAGATGGACCGTTACAACCGGGAGCAGCTCGCCGCGTGGAAGCGGGTCATCCTCGAAGCCAAGATCCCGATGGAGTGA
- a CDS encoding DUF1080 domain-containing protein — MKKIACTLLLIAAGIVAGCTHYHYLPAQGWVTLIDGTSGMENFELSGSPAKWQATDGAIWADGAAPKGGASVLVTKKSYKNFELHVEFYAGHDTNSGIYIRAPNPKQVNTASGAYEVQIWDKNPNPAYSTGSLVNVAQVQPIYKAGGRWNKFEIFAEGPNITVRLNGQVTVHTVNSKSPEGRIGIQFNGGPIKVSKMLIKEL; from the coding sequence ATGAAAAAGATCGCTTGCACGTTGTTGCTGATCGCCGCGGGGATCGTCGCGGGCTGCACGCATTACCACTACCTGCCCGCCCAGGGCTGGGTCACGCTGATCGACGGCACCTCGGGCATGGAGAACTTCGAGCTCTCGGGCAGCCCCGCGAAGTGGCAGGCGACCGACGGCGCGATCTGGGCCGACGGCGCGGCGCCCAAGGGCGGCGCGAGCGTGCTCGTCACCAAGAAGAGCTACAAGAACTTCGAGCTGCACGTCGAGTTCTACGCCGGCCACGACACCAACAGCGGCATCTACATCCGCGCGCCGAACCCGAAACAGGTGAACACCGCGAGCGGCGCGTACGAAGTGCAGATCTGGGACAAGAACCCGAATCCCGCGTACAGCACCGGCAGTCTCGTGAACGTCGCCCAGGTGCAGCCGATCTACAAGGCCGGGGGCCGCTGGAACAAGTTCGAGATCTTCGCGGAAGGTCCGAACATCACCGTGAGGCTCAACGGGCAGGTCACGGTGCACACCGTCAACAGCAAGTCGCCCGAAGGCCGCATCGGCATCCAGTTCAACGGGGGACCGATCAAGGTCAGCAAGATGCTCATCAAAGAGCTGTAA
- a CDS encoding tripartite tricarboxylate transporter substrate-binding protein → MRDLALICAALCCATHAQAQTPVQWPAKPIRTLVGAPAGGTSDILVRLVGGKLAETWGQQVISDPRPGANGNIAVEMLVRAPADGYTLMLMDIGNLAISPSMYTRLPFDVIRDVATVCTVTYSPYLLTTHPSVPVKTVAELIALAKKNPGKLNVPVGLGSAIHMSTLHMQQRVGTKWEYIPTKGGQSSVVSVMTGDGDFLLMGVVQTWVHVKSGKLKLIAVSSEQRDPMFPNVPTVGETPGLEGYSAGSWQGIIAPAKLSPEIVNRIYNEVKRVVALPEVSEKLTSLGSRPQVKTPQETGKWLATEKEKWARVVKESGYKIE, encoded by the coding sequence ATGCGTGATCTCGCGCTGATCTGCGCGGCGCTGTGCTGCGCGACTCACGCGCAGGCGCAAACGCCCGTACAGTGGCCTGCGAAACCGATCCGCACGCTGGTCGGCGCGCCCGCGGGCGGCACCTCGGACATCCTGGTGCGGCTCGTCGGCGGCAAGCTCGCCGAGACATGGGGGCAGCAGGTGATCTCCGATCCGCGTCCCGGCGCCAACGGCAACATCGCGGTCGAGATGCTGGTGCGCGCGCCGGCCGACGGCTACACGCTGATGCTGATGGACATCGGCAACCTCGCCATCAGCCCGAGCATGTACACCAGGCTCCCGTTCGACGTCATCCGCGACGTGGCGACGGTCTGCACCGTCACGTACTCGCCGTATCTGCTGACCACGCATCCGAGCGTGCCGGTGAAGACCGTCGCGGAGCTGATCGCGCTGGCGAAGAAGAATCCCGGCAAGCTCAATGTGCCCGTCGGCCTCGGCAGCGCGATCCACATGTCGACGCTCCACATGCAGCAGCGCGTCGGCACCAAGTGGGAGTACATCCCGACCAAGGGCGGCCAGAGCTCGGTGGTGTCGGTGATGACCGGCGACGGCGATTTCCTGCTGATGGGCGTCGTCCAGACGTGGGTGCACGTGAAGAGCGGCAAGTTGAAGCTGATCGCGGTGTCGAGCGAGCAGCGCGATCCGATGTTCCCGAACGTGCCGACCGTCGGCGAGACGCCGGGGCTCGAAGGCTACAGCGCGGGCTCGTGGCAGGGCATCATCGCACCCGCGAAGCTCTCGCCGGAGATCGTCAACAGGATCTACAACGAGGTGAAGCGCGTCGTCGCGCTGCCGGAGGTTTCGGAGAAGCTCACGTCGCTCGGCTCGCGGCCGCAGGTGAAGACGCCGCAGGAGACGGGCAAGTGGCTCGCAACCGAAAAAGAGAAGTGGGCCAGGGTGGTGAAGGAGAGCGGTTACAAGATCGAGTAA
- a CDS encoding endo alpha-1,4 polygalactosaminidase — translation MFESFQYQLQKERFQPILDSQADLVIVDIDDSRFTPAQVAEIAAKKTVLSYLSVGQASNVRWYWDKSWVDGNGDPVAGRAPGWLGPRNAHWAGAYEVRYWEPEWLAILQQGIGRILDAGYDGVVYDAVDAFGHWGTVGGAPDLMKQLVMQLMDYGRSRKPDYVGIPNSGYPLVVDEDYLASISAQLAESVFFKDGMPRPEGESDWAIKYLNRVTEAGKPVLLIEYLAAQAPRQAACAKARAWGYVPYMARQQLDTLEPTWQSYA, via the coding sequence ATGTTCGAGAGCTTTCAGTATCAGCTCCAGAAAGAGCGTTTCCAGCCGATCCTCGACTCCCAGGCCGATCTCGTCATCGTCGACATCGACGACTCGCGATTCACGCCCGCGCAGGTCGCCGAGATCGCGGCGAAAAAGACGGTCCTCTCCTATCTGTCGGTCGGCCAGGCGTCGAACGTCCGCTGGTATTGGGACAAGAGCTGGGTCGACGGCAACGGCGATCCGGTCGCCGGACGCGCGCCGGGCTGGCTCGGTCCCAGGAACGCGCACTGGGCCGGCGCCTACGAGGTGCGCTACTGGGAGCCCGAGTGGCTCGCCATCCTCCAGCAGGGCATAGGCCGCATCCTCGACGCAGGCTATGACGGCGTGGTGTACGACGCGGTCGACGCGTTCGGACACTGGGGCACGGTCGGCGGCGCGCCCGACCTCATGAAGCAGCTCGTCATGCAGCTCATGGACTACGGCCGGTCCAGAAAGCCCGACTACGTCGGCATTCCCAACTCGGGTTACCCGCTCGTCGTCGACGAGGACTACCTGGCGTCGATCAGCGCGCAGCTCGCCGAATCGGTGTTCTTCAAGGACGGTATGCCGCGCCCGGAAGGCGAGAGCGATTGGGCGATCAAGTATCTCAACCGCGTCACCGAAGCCGGCAAGCCGGTCCTGCTCATCGAATACCTCGCGGCGCAGGCCCCGCGGCAGGCGGCCTGCGCCAAGGCGCGCGCCTGGGGCTACGTCCCCTACATGGCGCGCCAGCAGCTCGACACGCTCGAGCCGACGTGGCAGAGCTATGCGTGA